A genomic segment from Oceanispirochaeta sp. M1 encodes:
- the amrB gene encoding AmmeMemoRadiSam system protein B, with product MDQRKMMLPEGWYPHSIGSAEMQLKSWESKNFSNGGETAAGIAPHAGWDFSGSMAWQIINSIPRDCDLVIIAGGHLSSSAECRVLDYSSLATPFGELNVDREILQLLCSGFIPDRDMDNTVEIMLPMIKNILPQITVLPVRMPASVQSVDWGRRARQICSDKGKKTFLLGSTDLSHYGARFGYMDYGLSDQARAVVREKDSRYLELLAALKVEESISYALTENTACSSGAAAAAAGFALEAGILEGRICEHKYSYDVYDSGSDFVGYGSVLYQ from the coding sequence ATGGATCAGAGAAAAATGATGCTGCCTGAAGGCTGGTATCCCCATTCCATCGGGTCAGCAGAAATGCAGTTAAAAAGCTGGGAATCTAAAAATTTCAGCAATGGCGGAGAAACTGCCGCTGGAATTGCGCCCCATGCGGGCTGGGATTTTTCCGGTTCAATGGCCTGGCAGATTATCAATTCCATACCCCGGGACTGTGATCTTGTCATCATAGCCGGAGGTCATCTCTCAAGCTCAGCTGAGTGCAGAGTGCTGGATTACAGCAGCCTGGCAACTCCTTTCGGAGAGCTGAATGTAGACAGGGAAATACTGCAGCTTCTCTGCAGTGGATTTATACCGGACAGAGATATGGACAACACTGTTGAAATTATGCTGCCTATGATTAAAAATATTCTTCCACAGATCACTGTTCTTCCTGTAAGAATGCCTGCTTCCGTACAGTCTGTGGACTGGGGAAGGAGGGCCCGGCAGATATGTTCTGATAAGGGCAAGAAGACTTTTCTTCTTGGTTCTACTGATCTGAGCCATTATGGTGCACGATTCGGCTACATGGATTATGGATTAAGTGATCAGGCCAGAGCTGTAGTCCGGGAAAAAGATAGTAGGTACCTTGAATTACTGGCTGCTCTTAAAGTAGAAGAGTCGATCAGCTATGCACTTACTGAAAACACAGCATGTTCATCAGGAGCCGCCGCTGCGGCTGCAGGCTTCGCCCTGGAAGCAGGTATCCTGGAAGGCCGGATCTGCGAGCATAAATATAGTTATGATGTATACGATTCAGGAAGTGATTTTGTAGGATACGGTTCTGTTCTTTATCAGTAA
- the cls gene encoding cardiolipin synthase: protein MFSFLPDIFYYINFVIIFFSIIYILLSNKESEASLAWMMLIMAIPIWGFLLFLLIGMDVKNSKIIPKRPEELFAEKLKPLLQSQRELLQESEIGDSESMTDVMKSIKLLLNSNQAALTLDNSVEIYYSGKKLYEKLLADLENANQSIHMEYFIWKSDELGQKIKDILVRKSAQGVDVKLIFDGLGSFGRISFKYKKELRKAGVKFSYFKDLNRLMARMKINYSNHKKIVVIDSIIAYTGGMNVGMEYIDGGASFESWRDTHVRLKGKCVHILQSIFLTDWFNCGHEMLIEDDFFPEELPEQLPDDLINVPVQIAVSGPDSQWNSIELLIFNMITNANHEVFIQSPYFIPDLAMMKAMESAAMSGIDITLMMAGIPDKKIAWWTAFTYFEPLLEAGVKILHYEEGFLHSKVVIMDSIVSTVGTCNMDIRSFRLNYEVNAVFYDNDISKNLKDQFVLDSLCCREITLEEIQSMSSSRKLRNSVCRLFSPLM from the coding sequence ATGTTTAGTTTTCTCCCGGATATTTTTTATTATATTAACTTTGTTATAATATTCTTTTCTATAATCTATATTCTTCTCTCCAATAAGGAGAGTGAAGCAAGTCTTGCCTGGATGATGCTTATTATGGCAATTCCCATTTGGGGGTTCCTGTTGTTTCTACTCATTGGAATGGACGTTAAGAATTCAAAAATAATCCCTAAAAGACCTGAAGAACTATTTGCAGAAAAGCTTAAGCCTCTTCTTCAATCACAGCGGGAACTGCTGCAGGAGAGTGAAATCGGTGATAGTGAATCTATGACTGATGTAATGAAAAGTATAAAACTTCTTCTAAACTCCAATCAGGCTGCTCTGACCCTGGATAACAGTGTTGAAATATACTATTCAGGGAAAAAACTCTACGAAAAGCTGCTGGCAGATCTTGAGAATGCCAATCAGTCCATTCATATGGAGTATTTTATCTGGAAATCTGATGAGCTGGGTCAAAAAATAAAGGATATTCTTGTCAGGAAATCCGCACAGGGTGTGGATGTCAAACTTATTTTTGACGGGCTTGGATCCTTTGGTAGAATTTCTTTCAAATATAAAAAAGAACTTAGAAAGGCCGGTGTCAAATTCAGCTATTTTAAAGATCTGAATCGTTTGATGGCACGAATGAAAATAAATTACAGCAATCACAAAAAAATTGTAGTCATAGACAGCATTATAGCCTACACAGGGGGCATGAATGTCGGCATGGAGTATATTGACGGCGGAGCATCTTTTGAGTCCTGGAGAGACACTCACGTACGGCTGAAAGGGAAATGTGTCCATATTCTCCAGTCAATCTTTCTAACAGACTGGTTTAACTGTGGACATGAGATGCTGATTGAAGATGACTTCTTTCCTGAAGAGCTGCCGGAACAACTTCCTGATGACCTTATTAATGTACCCGTTCAGATAGCTGTAAGCGGCCCGGATTCACAGTGGAATTCCATAGAGCTGCTTATATTTAATATGATAACCAATGCCAATCATGAGGTCTTTATCCAAAGCCCCTACTTTATCCCGGATCTAGCCATGATGAAGGCAATGGAATCGGCAGCAATGTCTGGAATTGATATAACTCTGATGATGGCTGGAATCCCTGATAAGAAGATAGCCTGGTGGACAGCATTCACCTATTTTGAACCTCTCCTTGAGGCGGGAGTAAAGATACTCCATTATGAGGAAGGCTTTCTTCATTCCAAGGTAGTGATAATGGACAGCATTGTAAGCACAGTGGGAACCTGTAATATGGATATACGCAGTTTCAGGCTGAACTATGAAGTTAATGCGGTATTTTATGATAATGATATTTCAAAGAACCTGAAGGATCAGTTTGTATTGGACAGCCTTTGCTGCCGGGAAATAACCCTTGAGGAAATTCAGTCCATGAGTTCTTCTAGAAAACTGAGAAATTCTGTTTGCAGACTGTTTTCACCGCTCATGTAA
- a CDS encoding GGDEF domain-containing protein — protein MKKAITTVHTIIVILGLLATAGWSGYYLYNQRQFNTENNASRLPALVQRVSGSLSNSETLYDKGFGEDIKQIFTENKDIIALSIYSYDTGIEYFYSRNGQVKIVSEESDALEQNPAYKGLSFSNSIGSVPLQIKNKPGSNIDIIFTVLPRTSVFYVLKIALLAVIVLFVITLILIVAFSLSKEKAPKGKTEEDWNEESDTASDFSDALAEDMSGSSLDSGLGEDSFGDDSFGNDSLSDDSFGSDDSSDFSMDDDLDFDIPSDEPVPASDSDFSMDDDDLSLDSDLDDMNLDDMNLEDSIPDIPDEEDLLGMDHEELPSDDFVDSAAADDSADDFEFPADDSLFDEMSSDDLDIDDSHLDDVEPAAGDGSPTLYNPETGLGWEAFLDERLGLELERSASFDQDLVLLMIRDMGNENEMEQISAAVRDEYSYHDLIFEAGENSLALIEPNKDLDDAISDAQSLIKKLEQESGFSNLKCGLSSRNGRLITGKRLIKEADTSLNKADEENPIVGFRSDPEKFREYLSNKS, from the coding sequence ATGAAAAAGGCAATTACAACTGTACATACAATTATAGTGATTCTGGGGCTGTTGGCAACCGCGGGTTGGTCAGGGTACTACCTGTATAATCAGCGTCAGTTTAATACTGAAAACAATGCGTCCAGATTACCGGCGTTAGTCCAGAGAGTCTCCGGTTCTCTCAGCAATAGTGAAACTCTCTACGACAAGGGTTTCGGCGAGGATATCAAGCAGATATTTACTGAGAATAAGGATATTATTGCATTATCCATATACTCCTATGATACGGGTATTGAATATTTTTACAGTAGGAACGGACAGGTTAAGATCGTCAGTGAAGAATCTGATGCTCTTGAACAGAATCCCGCATACAAGGGACTGAGTTTTTCAAACAGCATAGGTTCTGTACCTCTTCAGATTAAAAACAAACCAGGCAGCAATATTGATATCATATTCACTGTTCTTCCAAGAACATCTGTTTTCTATGTTCTTAAAATTGCACTTCTGGCAGTAATAGTCCTTTTTGTAATAACTTTGATTTTGATTGTAGCGTTCAGTCTATCAAAGGAGAAAGCTCCAAAGGGGAAAACAGAAGAAGATTGGAATGAAGAATCCGATACGGCTTCTGACTTTTCTGATGCTCTTGCTGAAGACATGAGCGGATCCTCCCTGGATTCAGGATTGGGGGAAGATAGCTTTGGTGATGATTCTTTCGGCAATGACAGTTTGTCTGATGACAGCTTTGGCTCGGATGACAGTTCAGATTTCTCTATGGATGATGATCTTGATTTTGATATTCCTTCCGATGAACCTGTCCCAGCTTCGGATTCTGACTTTTCAATGGACGATGATGACCTCAGTCTGGATTCTGATCTGGATGATATGAACCTTGATGATATGAATCTTGAAGACAGCATTCCCGACATACCCGATGAAGAAGATCTTCTTGGTATGGATCATGAAGAGCTGCCATCAGATGATTTTGTAGATTCGGCCGCAGCAGATGATTCTGCTGATGATTTTGAATTTCCTGCAGACGACAGTCTTTTTGATGAAATGTCATCTGATGACCTTGATATTGATGATTCGCATCTAGATGATGTTGAACCTGCTGCAGGAGACGGCTCACCCACCCTCTATAATCCCGAAACCGGTCTCGGCTGGGAAGCGTTTCTTGATGAAAGACTTGGTCTTGAACTGGAGCGATCAGCATCCTTTGATCAGGATCTGGTTCTGCTGATGATAAGAGATATGGGAAATGAGAATGAAATGGAACAGATTTCTGCTGCAGTCAGAGATGAATACAGTTATCATGATCTTATCTTTGAAGCCGGTGAAAATTCTTTGGCCCTCATTGAACCGAATAAGGATCTCGATGATGCTATAAGTGATGCTCAGAGTCTTATCAAAAAACTTGAACAGGAATCCGGATTCAGTAATCTTAAATGCGGACTCTCTTCACGTAATGGACGCTTAATCACTGGTAAAAGACTTATCAAGGAAGCAGATACATCATTGAACAAGGCTGATGAGGAAAACCCCATCGTAGGCTTCAGATCAGATCCTGAAAAGTTCAGAGAGTATTTGAGTAATAAGTCATAA
- a CDS encoding 6-hydroxymethylpterin diphosphokinase MptE-like protein: MLLEKSRKGPLTARFINRYIHSRYDPEKEAVQLLNNFTAQEDYNSQKTVLVFEPGLGYILEKLKSVHDSSNIIIFFYDSDCYNYCKSQGLLDNIKYYHPGSDLSLDGFLGSILYDIDIRNILFFELPSTAALFSDIHNNYQKKILEHLSISHGSEMTRNHFALKWILNSFRNYLYQDFSGRILSIEAPVILTASGPSLEQHISRISELKNSYVIAALPSSLALLSSYGVIPDILFTTDPGFYAREHLRFLHKDTIIISSVISSLIESENFCCGINQHSFPENLLLRENELQGFPEMGTVAATALFYLMKLTRNKIYITGLDFCMSDIKMHAQPHSFTSYILKDESRLNPGYSAFYNRAASMTQSIDGQYRLTRNMNTYTAWFKQQNFNNKVFRLKPAAVSLPIPELDSLPIKPALTFKIKTEMNTEYPDFSERRRRVKNIEQNLNNMILDFENNDKMSSHLSEFTAEVFPKFRLNSEKNNLNENSAKSDFLYKIKYLIKKIGCISNG, encoded by the coding sequence ATGCTTCTGGAAAAGAGTCGTAAAGGACCTTTGACTGCCAGATTCATTAACAGATATATTCATTCCCGTTATGATCCTGAAAAAGAAGCAGTTCAGCTATTAAATAATTTCACAGCACAGGAAGATTACAACAGTCAAAAGACAGTTCTGGTTTTTGAACCCGGTCTTGGATATATTCTTGAAAAACTTAAAAGTGTACATGACAGTTCAAATATTATTATATTTTTCTATGATTCCGATTGTTACAACTATTGTAAATCTCAGGGGCTCCTGGATAATATAAAATATTATCATCCTGGGAGTGATTTGAGTCTGGATGGATTTCTCGGCTCAATACTTTATGATATAGATATAAGAAACATCCTTTTTTTTGAACTGCCTTCCACAGCAGCACTTTTTTCCGACATTCATAATAATTATCAGAAAAAGATTCTGGAACATTTATCAATATCCCATGGCTCAGAGATGACCAGAAATCATTTTGCCCTCAAGTGGATTCTTAATAGTTTCAGAAACTATCTTTATCAGGATTTCTCAGGTCGTATCCTTTCTATCGAGGCTCCTGTAATTCTAACTGCTTCCGGTCCGAGCCTTGAACAGCATATCAGCCGGATTTCTGAGTTGAAGAACAGCTATGTTATTGCTGCTCTACCCTCATCACTAGCCCTGCTCAGCTCATATGGAGTGATACCGGATATACTATTCACTACTGATCCCGGATTTTATGCCCGGGAACATTTACGTTTCCTCCACAAGGATACAATAATTATCAGTTCAGTAATCTCATCCCTGATTGAATCTGAGAATTTCTGCTGTGGAATAAATCAGCACAGCTTTCCTGAGAATCTTTTATTAAGAGAGAATGAACTGCAGGGCTTTCCTGAGATGGGAACTGTAGCAGCTACAGCTCTTTTTTACCTAATGAAACTCACCCGGAACAAGATATATATTACCGGTCTTGATTTTTGCATGAGTGACATTAAAATGCATGCTCAGCCTCACTCATTTACATCATATATTCTCAAGGACGAATCTAGATTGAATCCCGGATATAGTGCTTTCTATAACAGAGCAGCGTCTATGACACAGAGTATTGACGGACAGTACAGACTCACTAGAAACATGAATACCTATACGGCCTGGTTCAAGCAGCAGAATTTCAACAATAAAGTCTTCAGACTTAAACCTGCAGCCGTAAGCCTTCCGATTCCTGAGTTGGATTCTCTGCCTATAAAACCTGCATTGACCTTTAAAATAAAAACTGAAATGAATACAGAGTATCCGGATTTTTCTGAGAGACGTAGACGAGTTAAAAACATAGAGCAGAATTTAAATAATATGATACTGGATTTTGAGAATAATGACAAAATGTCCTCCCACCTTTCTGAGTTTACAGCAGAAGTTTTTCCAAAATTCAGACTCAATTCTGAAAAAAATAATTTAAATGAAAACTCCGCAAAATCCGATTTTCTGTATAAGATAAAATATCTCATAAAAAAAATAGGCTGTATTTCCAATGGATAA
- a CDS encoding ribonuclease Z yields MIMEVFILGTGGMMPLPGRHLTSVLMRREGDLFLFDCGEGTQVSLRKLNLRWKKITKIFISHTHADHITGLPGILMLSSQVERTEPLTIIGPAKIKEYVESSRKVLDMYVNYEIIIEEIAEPDKPGIVYEDEEMTIRSIPLNHSKVCVGYVLEEKERPGVFFPEKAKEAGVPVGPSWSRLQNGESVELENGQVILPEHVMGKTRKGRKFSFVTDTAVVPGLSEEVKDSDLFICEGMFDKSLQASAREKKHLTSQQAASIAEAAGGIKRMGLIHYSPRYTEKELQNLLREAKEIFPDTFLTRDRMKIEIPYEE; encoded by the coding sequence ATCATTATGGAAGTATTTATACTGGGAACAGGAGGCATGATGCCTCTGCCGGGGAGACACCTGACCTCTGTCCTTATGAGAAGAGAGGGAGATCTCTTTCTCTTTGACTGTGGTGAAGGTACTCAGGTCTCTCTGAGGAAGCTTAATTTACGTTGGAAAAAAATTACAAAAATATTCATATCTCATACACATGCGGATCATATTACCGGGCTGCCAGGAATTCTGATGCTCTCTTCTCAGGTTGAGAGAACCGAACCTCTGACCATTATCGGACCAGCCAAGATCAAAGAGTATGTTGAGAGCAGTCGCAAGGTTCTTGATATGTATGTCAATTATGAGATAATTATTGAAGAAATAGCCGAACCGGACAAACCTGGAATTGTTTATGAAGACGAAGAGATGACCATTCGTTCGATTCCACTGAATCATTCAAAAGTCTGTGTCGGTTATGTTCTGGAAGAAAAGGAACGTCCGGGAGTCTTTTTTCCTGAGAAAGCAAAAGAGGCTGGTGTCCCTGTGGGTCCTTCATGGTCCAGGCTGCAGAATGGTGAATCCGTAGAGCTTGAAAACGGACAGGTTATTCTTCCGGAACATGTGATGGGTAAGACGAGAAAGGGGAGGAAATTCAGTTTTGTAACTGATACAGCTGTTGTTCCCGGTCTTTCTGAAGAAGTAAAAGATTCAGATCTGTTTATATGTGAAGGAATGTTTGATAAATCACTGCAGGCTTCTGCTCGAGAGAAAAAGCATCTCACCAGTCAGCAGGCGGCAAGCATCGCCGAAGCTGCCGGTGGTATTAAAAGGATGGGGCTGATTCATTACAGTCCCCGGTATACAGAAAAAGAGCTGCAAAATCTTTTACGGGAAGCAAAAGAGATCTTTCCTGATACCTTTCTCACCCGTGACAGAATGAAGATAGAAATTCCCTACGAGGAATAA
- a CDS encoding radical SAM/SPASM domain-containing protein, which translates to MSLRKSLHTFCAPIKDSESWYIINPLSGQADLIGPEIAGDFLDDKLQDPQPFIEKGYYMEEDKEKALFNSSYLDFIDQQDDAEVQIFYVPDYFCNFKCTYCYQEEYGVSTAVKDQTEIIDAFFKYLDKNFAGRSYYLTLFGGEPLLTSESHKKNIFHFLDRADERGLSLAIVTNGYSLESYLPRLKQSKIREIQITLDGPAAIHDVRRPLKGGVGTFQKVSDAVNMTLQAGIRVNLRAVIDKHNIDSLPALAQYAIDQGWTESDLFVTQLGRNYELHSCQKDHAYLYTRIGMYEKIYELINDHPEILEFHKPAFSLSRFLSEEGELPQPLFDSCPGAKTEWAFDYTGNIYSCTATVGKKGEELGQFFPEIIMNEETIEEWQERDVCSIEKCRSCAVQLACGGGCAAVAKNRTGSIMNADCRPIKELMTLGLSAYLEE; encoded by the coding sequence GTGAGTTTAAGAAAATCCCTACATACATTTTGTGCTCCCATTAAGGATTCTGAATCCTGGTATATTATCAATCCCCTATCTGGTCAGGCCGATCTGATAGGGCCTGAAATAGCCGGAGACTTTCTGGATGATAAACTGCAGGATCCTCAGCCTTTTATAGAAAAGGGTTATTATATGGAAGAAGATAAAGAGAAAGCTCTTTTTAATTCCTCATATCTGGATTTTATTGATCAGCAGGATGACGCTGAGGTGCAGATCTTTTATGTACCCGACTATTTCTGTAATTTCAAATGTACATACTGTTATCAGGAAGAATACGGTGTATCAACAGCAGTAAAGGATCAGACAGAGATCATCGATGCCTTTTTCAAATATCTGGATAAAAATTTTGCAGGCAGATCATATTATCTCACCCTTTTCGGCGGAGAGCCGCTGCTGACATCAGAATCACATAAGAAGAATATTTTTCATTTCCTTGACAGAGCTGATGAACGGGGATTATCCCTGGCAATCGTTACAAACGGTTATTCTCTTGAATCTTATCTACCGCGTTTGAAACAGTCAAAGATCAGGGAAATACAGATTACTCTGGACGGGCCTGCAGCTATTCACGATGTACGACGACCCTTGAAGGGGGGAGTAGGAACATTTCAGAAAGTTTCTGATGCTGTGAACATGACTCTCCAAGCAGGGATACGGGTAAATCTCAGAGCAGTTATAGATAAACATAATATTGATTCCCTTCCTGCACTGGCTCAATATGCCATTGATCAGGGATGGACTGAATCAGATCTATTTGTGACACAGCTTGGGCGAAATTATGAGCTTCACAGCTGTCAGAAAGACCATGCATATCTTTATACAAGAATAGGAATGTACGAAAAAATTTATGAATTGATCAATGATCATCCTGAAATTCTTGAGTTTCATAAACCGGCGTTCTCTTTGTCCCGCTTCCTGTCGGAAGAGGGTGAACTGCCCCAGCCGCTTTTTGATTCCTGTCCGGGAGCAAAGACTGAATGGGCCTTTGATTATACAGGCAATATCTACTCATGTACGGCTACTGTAGGTAAAAAAGGTGAAGAGCTGGGACAGTTCTTTCCTGAAATAATAATGAATGAAGAAACTATTGAGGAATGGCAGGAGCGGGATGTCTGCTCTATTGAAAAATGCCGGAGCTGTGCAGTACAGCTTGCCTGTGGAGGCGGTTGCGCCGCTGTTGCAAAGAATCGGACCGGCAGCATTATGAATGCAGACTGCCGGCCAATTAAGGAGTTGATGACCCTCGGGTTGTCCGCTTATCTGGAAGAGTAG
- a CDS encoding FAD-dependent oxidoreductase codes for MAGKIKEINAVDWDRDVLKGGKVVVDFYSTECPPCEALASKYAALSELYGNDLKFLKIFRQGNRELSQDLEVVSSPTVIFYEDGKEMADRQTGGIKRSSLVETLDKMVGDKRAVEIKNSIEPFTSEYDVAVMGGGPAGLTAATYLGQAHLKTVIIDTALTGGYVATTHQVSNYPGFIEPQQGMMLAHFMSEQTKGAGVDFRAAVDVTSIDLNKKEILIDGVETIKAKKVIIATGSSPRPLGLPGELEYRGNGISYCATCDAKYFDDKDVVVIGGGNSAIEESLFIARFAKSITIVHQFDELQANKEAQKEVFANEKINILFEHEPREFVRNGAMDMSVVVEDLKTKEMKTLNTNGIFVFVGFLPNLDGFTADLKKDDWGYLISDEDMKTNIPDIYVAGDVRTKKFRQITTAVSDGTIAAISISRELG; via the coding sequence ATGGCAGGGAAAATTAAAGAAATCAATGCAGTAGACTGGGATCGGGATGTTCTGAAGGGTGGAAAAGTTGTAGTAGACTTTTATTCCACAGAGTGTCCTCCCTGTGAGGCTCTGGCCAGCAAATATGCCGCCTTGAGTGAACTTTATGGTAATGACCTTAAATTTCTGAAGATTTTCAGACAGGGAAACAGAGAACTGTCCCAGGATCTGGAAGTAGTCAGCTCTCCTACTGTTATTTTTTATGAAGATGGTAAAGAGATGGCAGATAGACAGACCGGAGGAATCAAACGTTCTTCACTGGTTGAAACACTGGATAAAATGGTCGGTGACAAGAGAGCTGTAGAGATCAAAAACAGTATTGAACCTTTTACAAGTGAATATGATGTAGCTGTTATGGGAGGAGGTCCTGCCGGACTGACTGCAGCCACCTATCTGGGACAGGCTCACCTTAAGACTGTAATTATTGATACAGCTCTCACAGGTGGATATGTCGCAACAACCCATCAGGTATCTAACTATCCCGGTTTTATTGAACCCCAGCAGGGAATGATGCTGGCACACTTCATGAGTGAGCAGACAAAGGGTGCAGGTGTTGATTTCAGAGCGGCTGTGGATGTTACATCCATCGATCTGAATAAAAAAGAAATACTGATTGATGGTGTTGAAACCATCAAAGCTAAAAAAGTAATAATCGCAACCGGATCATCTCCCAGACCACTGGGCCTTCCCGGAGAGCTTGAATACAGAGGGAACGGAATATCCTATTGTGCCACCTGCGATGCAAAATATTTTGATGATAAGGATGTCGTCGTGATCGGCGGTGGAAATTCTGCAATCGAAGAATCTCTATTTATTGCCAGGTTTGCAAAATCCATTACCATTGTTCATCAGTTTGATGAGCTTCAGGCAAATAAGGAAGCTCAGAAAGAAGTATTTGCCAATGAAAAGATCAATATTCTTTTTGAACATGAGCCCAGAGAGTTTGTAAGAAACGGAGCCATGGATATGTCTGTGGTTGTTGAAGATCTTAAAACTAAAGAGATGAAAACACTCAATACCAACGGAATATTTGTATTTGTAGGTTTTCTTCCCAACCTGGACGGATTTACAGCAGATCTTAAAAAAGATGACTGGGGATACCTTATATCAGATGAAGACATGAAAACAAACATTCCCGATATATATGTTGCCGGTGATGTCAGAACAAAAAAATTCAGACAGATTACAACAGCTGTATCAGACGGAACTATCGCCGCCATATCAATTTCCAGGGAACTGGGCTGA
- a CDS encoding motility associated factor glycosyltransferase family protein — MDNKILDKNLLCLASTSSEAASLISHCRDTDEITVITSRDGNPVPVLVEKPLHSRFNPVREGERLSRQYIKGGMILAYGLGGAYHLLPLLSNKELSSLIIIENDPSIVRSILSLMDLSSLFLDKRVRLWISENPEDFKKTLLTKYVPVLSGDLQSISLRTRIERDPEFYHRLAEVVQESISAITDDYTVQTHFGKKWFVNTLNNLEASEETTVTLKPVHKVQITAAGPGLEKQMPHLIRNREKSTLIATDTSLPVLLANGLTPDMVISIDCQHISYHHFMKGYPEDVPLVLDLASPPFLTRIAKNCFFFTSDHPFSNYVSKNFRQFPHIDTSGGNVTHAALSLAESLGAKHIQLYGADFSYPYGKPYARGSYVFPYFQKSSCRISGIENQVMDFVLHNKSLNKEIFEGGFRYISKPMIHYKSSLEKKAERMSAHIENIRADGVHLKFSGIKSKPGNEFRMMSAGRSYQSRQDFLKELAEKINDIPELKGNINEFLDSLNKSQKEILLSILPAAAHFRKKCDSGTTALNQARSWTIDLIRRKTVNY, encoded by the coding sequence ATGGATAATAAGATTCTGGACAAAAATCTACTCTGCCTCGCGTCTACATCTTCAGAAGCTGCATCCCTGATTTCTCACTGCAGGGACACAGATGAAATAACGGTGATAACATCCAGAGACGGAAACCCTGTTCCTGTACTTGTAGAAAAACCTCTCCATTCAAGGTTTAATCCTGTCAGAGAGGGCGAAAGGCTGTCCCGGCAGTACATAAAGGGCGGCATGATTCTGGCCTATGGTCTGGGAGGTGCTTATCACCTTCTTCCCCTTCTGAGTAATAAAGAGCTTAGCAGTCTGATTATTATTGAAAATGATCCTTCTATTGTCAGGTCGATTCTCAGTCTTATGGATCTGAGTTCTCTTTTCCTGGATAAACGGGTCAGACTCTGGATTTCTGAAAATCCTGAAGATTTTAAAAAAACATTGCTGACAAAATATGTACCTGTATTGTCGGGTGATCTGCAGAGTATCAGTTTGAGAACCAGAATTGAGAGAGATCCTGAGTTCTATCATAGATTAGCGGAAGTAGTTCAGGAATCAATCTCTGCTATAACTGATGATTACACCGTACAGACTCATTTCGGGAAGAAATGGTTTGTAAATACACTGAATAACCTTGAAGCCTCTGAGGAGACTACTGTCACCCTTAAGCCGGTACATAAGGTTCAGATTACAGCTGCCGGTCCTGGACTGGAAAAACAAATGCCTCACCTTATCAGAAACAGGGAAAAATCTACTCTTATTGCCACTGATACATCTCTTCCGGTACTTCTTGCTAATGGGCTCACCCCTGATATGGTCATTTCCATAGACTGTCAGCATATAAGTTATCACCATTTCATGAAGGGTTATCCCGAAGATGTTCCACTTGTTCTGGATCTGGCTTCACCTCCTTTTCTTACCCGTATTGCAAAAAACTGTTTTTTCTTTACCAGCGATCATCCTTTTTCCAACTATGTGAGTAAGAATTTCAGACAGTTTCCTCATATTGATACTTCGGGAGGCAATGTGACCCATGCTGCCCTCAGCCTTGCTGAATCTCTCGGGGCTAAACATATACAGCTCTATGGTGCAGATTTTTCATACCCTTACGGTAAACCTTATGCCCGGGGAAGCTATGTATTTCCCTATTTTCAGAAATCAAGCTGTCGGATTTCGGGTATTGAAAATCAGGTTATGGATTTTGTCCTTCATAACAAGTCCCTGAATAAGGAGATCTTTGAAGGTGGATTCCGATATATCTCCAAACCGATGATCCATTATAAATCCAGCCTGGAAAAAAAAGCTGAGAGAATGTCTGCACATATAGAAAACATCCGTGCAGACGGAGTTCACCTCAAATTTTCAGGAATAAAATCAAAGCCCGGGAATGAGTTCAGAATGATGAGTGCAGGTAGATCATATCAGAGCCGGCAGGATTTTCTAAAAGAACTTGCAGAAAAGATTAATGATATCCCTGAGTTGAAGGGAAATATTAATGAGTTTCTGGACTCACTGAATAAGAGTCAGAAAGAGATACTTCTTTCTATTCTTCCTGCAGCAGCCCATTTCAGGAAAAAATGTGACTCGGGAACAACTGCACTTAATCAGGCAAGATCGTGGACAATAGATCTGATTCGTAGAAAAACTGTGAATTACTGA